In one Mesorhizobium australicum genomic region, the following are encoded:
- a CDS encoding transporter substrate-binding domain-containing protein, whose product MLAILAVLTTLCGAALSAEPQIPNFWDPKERLPKPQLEGLQRLRFLTTVDFPPFNYIDSEGRLAGFHVDLARRICAELGVSDKCQIQALPWAELEDALAKGDGEAILAGLAITPATRESYVFTRPYLQFPARFVMQKANAVAEPLHVALSGKRIGVMAGSAHEQILRSYFGDVKPVTYSRTEWLYEDLRAGKIDGAFGDGMRLSFWLVGSDSQACCRFVGGPYLAPEQLGLGLAIAVRPSDAALADAFNFALRELQANGTFAELYLRYFPVSFY is encoded by the coding sequence CTGCTGGCGATCCTGGCCGTCCTGACCACGCTGTGCGGCGCGGCCCTGTCCGCGGAGCCGCAGATCCCCAATTTCTGGGATCCGAAGGAGCGGCTGCCGAAGCCGCAGCTCGAAGGGCTCCAGCGACTGCGCTTCCTGACCACAGTCGATTTCCCGCCCTTCAACTACATCGATTCCGAAGGCCGGCTTGCCGGCTTCCACGTCGATCTGGCGCGGCGCATCTGCGCCGAGCTCGGTGTCAGCGACAAGTGCCAGATCCAGGCTTTGCCGTGGGCCGAGCTAGAGGATGCGCTCGCAAAGGGCGACGGCGAGGCGATCCTGGCAGGCCTTGCGATCACGCCCGCGACCAGGGAAAGCTACGTCTTCACCCGGCCATACCTCCAGTTCCCTGCCCGCTTTGTCATGCAGAAGGCGAACGCGGTGGCCGAGCCTCTCCACGTCGCCCTGTCCGGCAAGCGCATCGGCGTCATGGCCGGCTCGGCGCATGAGCAGATCCTGCGCAGCTATTTCGGCGACGTGAAGCCGGTCACCTACAGCCGTACCGAATGGCTCTACGAAGACCTGCGTGCCGGCAAGATCGATGGCGCATTCGGCGACGGAATGCGGCTGTCGTTCTGGCTCGTCGGCTCGGACTCGCAGGCGTGCTGCCGGTTCGTCGGCGGCCCTTACCTCGCGCCGGAGCAGCTCGGCCTCGGTCTCGCGATCGCGGTCAGGCCATCGGATGCCGCTCTTGCCGACGCTTTCAACTTCGCGCTGCGAGAGCTGCAGGCCAACGGCACTTTCGCCGAGCTCTATCTGCGCTATTTCCCCGTCAGCTTCTACTGA
- a CDS encoding sterol desaturase family protein has product MDALPSEGAVRLAAFLAIFGGMAVFELLSPRLERPEMVGALKTRRWFTNLSMVVLSSVLLRIVFPAAAVGAAVWAQANGWGIFRAIGLDPLVAGILAFIILDFAVWLEHLASHKIPLLWRIHRMHHADNGFDVTTGLRFHPLEILLSMVWKAAVVVLLGPPVVAVLVFEIVLNGTAMFNHSNVRLPLAFDRALRRLVVTPDMHRVHHSTIRRETDSNYGFNFPFWDRLFGTYNDQPAKGHEAMDIGLAEWRDNESASLSWSMRLPFRRNGQ; this is encoded by the coding sequence ATGGACGCGCTGCCCTCCGAAGGTGCGGTCCGCCTCGCGGCGTTTCTCGCGATCTTCGGCGGCATGGCCGTCTTCGAACTCCTCTCGCCGCGGCTCGAACGGCCCGAGATGGTTGGCGCACTGAAGACAAGGCGCTGGTTCACGAACCTGTCGATGGTCGTGCTGTCTTCCGTCCTTCTGCGGATCGTGTTCCCAGCGGCCGCCGTGGGCGCCGCGGTCTGGGCGCAGGCGAACGGCTGGGGCATCTTCCGCGCGATCGGTCTCGATCCGCTCGTCGCGGGAATCCTTGCGTTCATCATTCTCGACTTCGCCGTCTGGCTCGAACATCTGGCGAGCCACAAGATCCCGTTGTTGTGGCGCATCCACCGCATGCACCACGCCGACAACGGTTTCGACGTCACGACAGGGCTGCGTTTCCACCCGCTGGAGATTTTGCTGTCCATGGTCTGGAAGGCCGCGGTCGTCGTCCTGCTTGGACCTCCGGTCGTCGCGGTGCTGGTGTTCGAGATCGTGCTGAACGGGACGGCGATGTTCAACCATTCCAATGTCCGCCTGCCGCTTGCCTTCGACCGTGCGCTCAGGCGGCTCGTTGTGACGCCGGACATGCACCGGGTTCACCACTCGACCATCCGGCGGGAAACGGATTCCAACTACGGCTTCAACTTTCCTTTCTGGGACAGGCTGTTCGGCACCTATAATGACCAGCCGGCCAAGGGACACGAAGCGATGGACATCGGGCTCGCCGAGTGGCGGGACAACGAATCCGCGTCCCTTTCGTGGTCGATGCGACTGCCTTTCCGGCGCAACGGTCAGTAG
- the ppk2 gene encoding polyphosphate kinase 2: MAKTDDQPSEKVKLKIGGKERTFDVGNPKLPDWVEKNALKSGGYPYDDKLANKEYDKAVETLQMELVKLQHWLQETGERVMIVFEGRDAAGKGGTIFVVRQFMNPRTARNVALTKPTETERGQWYYQRYVKHFPTAGEFVTFDRSWYNRGGVEPVMGFCTPEQHEKFLDETPHFEERITKEGIRFFKFWLGIGQEMQLKRFHDRRHSPLKNWKFSPIDIAGMKLWDDYTKARDTMLTRTHSAHAPWTIVAANDKRRARVAVMRRLLRSIPYAGRDMAVIGAEDPKIIGDGPAFLGL, translated from the coding sequence ATGGCGAAGACCGACGACCAGCCGTCCGAGAAGGTGAAACTCAAGATCGGAGGCAAGGAGCGGACCTTCGACGTCGGCAATCCAAAGCTGCCGGACTGGGTGGAGAAGAACGCGCTGAAGTCGGGTGGCTATCCCTACGACGACAAGCTGGCGAACAAGGAATACGACAAGGCGGTCGAGACGCTCCAGATGGAGCTCGTGAAGCTGCAGCACTGGCTTCAGGAGACAGGCGAGCGGGTGATGATCGTGTTCGAGGGGCGCGACGCCGCCGGCAAGGGCGGAACGATCTTCGTTGTCCGACAATTCATGAACCCCCGCACCGCGCGCAACGTCGCGCTCACCAAGCCGACAGAGACCGAGCGCGGGCAGTGGTATTATCAACGCTATGTGAAACATTTTCCGACGGCCGGTGAATTCGTGACCTTCGACCGTTCCTGGTACAATCGCGGCGGCGTCGAGCCGGTCATGGGCTTCTGTACGCCCGAGCAGCACGAGAAATTCCTCGACGAGACGCCCCACTTCGAAGAGCGCATCACCAAGGAAGGAATCCGCTTCTTCAAGTTCTGGCTTGGCATCGGTCAGGAGATGCAGTTGAAGCGCTTCCACGACCGGCGGCATTCGCCGCTTAAGAACTGGAAGTTCTCGCCGATCGACATCGCCGGCATGAAGCTGTGGGACGACTACACCAAGGCCCGAGACACGATGCTCACGCGGACCCACAGCGCCCATGCGCCATGGACGATCGTGGCCGCGAACGACAAGCGCAGGGCCCGGGTCGCGGTGATGCGGCGCCTGCTCCGCTCGATCCCCTATGCCGGACGCGACATGGCCGTCATCGGTGCGGAAGATCCGAAGATCATCGGCGACGGCCCGGCGTTCCTCGGACTGTAG
- a CDS encoding Hsp33 family molecular chaperone, which produces MEPKLGEFGFAGDDHVVPFEVAPLDVRGRIVQLGPALDHILARHDYPEPVARLLAEAMVLTVLLGTALKFDGKFILQTRSDGPVDMLVVDFTTPSAMRAYARFDADRLAEFVAAGTTAPQDLLGKGVLAMTIDQGEYMQRYQGIVELAGQSLDEVARTYFRQSEQIPTDVRLAVARHVVRSEYGPDERWRAGGLIIQFLPEAPERLRLPDLPGGDGDPGQDFSEIADGAWHEAVTLLSTVEASELLDPTVESERLLFRLFHEHGVRVFEGTPVLDQCSCSRERIRGILEGFTAEEIADSIEDGEIRVSCEFCSKQYEFDPAEFVTPN; this is translated from the coding sequence ATGGAACCGAAACTTGGCGAGTTCGGCTTCGCCGGCGACGACCATGTCGTGCCGTTCGAAGTCGCCCCGCTCGACGTGCGCGGCCGCATCGTGCAGCTCGGACCGGCGCTCGACCATATCCTTGCGCGGCACGACTATCCCGAACCGGTGGCGCGGTTGCTGGCCGAGGCGATGGTGCTGACTGTGCTGCTCGGCACGGCGCTGAAATTCGACGGCAAGTTCATCCTCCAGACCCGCTCCGACGGTCCGGTCGACATGCTGGTGGTCGATTTCACCACGCCGTCGGCGATGCGCGCCTATGCCCGCTTCGATGCGGACCGGCTGGCGGAGTTCGTCGCCGCGGGCACGACCGCGCCGCAGGATCTGCTCGGCAAGGGCGTGCTCGCCATGACCATCGACCAGGGCGAATACATGCAGCGCTATCAGGGCATCGTCGAACTCGCCGGCCAGTCGCTCGACGAGGTGGCGCGCACCTATTTCCGCCAGTCGGAGCAAATCCCGACCGACGTGCGCCTCGCGGTCGCGCGCCATGTCGTGCGAAGCGAATACGGACCCGACGAACGCTGGCGCGCCGGCGGCCTGATCATCCAGTTCCTGCCCGAGGCCCCGGAGCGGCTGCGCCTGCCGGATCTGCCCGGCGGCGACGGCGATCCGGGGCAGGACTTCTCCGAGATTGCCGATGGCGCATGGCACGAGGCCGTGACGCTGCTGTCGACCGTCGAGGCGTCGGAACTGCTCGACCCGACAGTCGAGTCCGAGCGGCTGCTCTTCCGTCTCTTCCACGAGCATGGCGTGCGCGTGTTCGAGGGAACGCCGGTGCTCGACCAGTGCTCCTGCTCGCGCGAGCGCATCCGCGGCATCCTGGAGGGCTTCACGGCCGAGGAGATCGCCGATTCCATCGAGGACGGCGAGATCAGGGTCTCGTGCGAGTTCTGCTCGAAGCAATACGAGTTCGACCCGGCCGAGTTCGTCACGCCTAATTGA
- a CDS encoding ATP-binding protein — protein sequence MEGSGLGENVTHRLLSARWILVASIAGVFLVASQGAAGYGLAAAVCAIVVAVAAFAPRRSLRERRADREAEANRPALASMTAEALAAAVSDPMVIFDRSGSVVHVNSACAVAFPGLSTGTSLSLRFRAPEMQEMLARALAQGRPLSIDYSEKVPVERFFRVAVSPVGDGGDRLVMIFKDQSEIRRIDRMRADFIANASHELRTPLASIAGFIETLRGPAKDDPAAREQFLQIMQTQTARMARLIDDLLSLSRLEMKPYLSPSDRVDLKPLIEGVIDALNPLAEESGVRIDAALGGDPLIVAGNRDELIQVFENLLENACKYGRSGGLVEVTVNRAGQQNGIDVSVRDHGPGIPEEHIPRLTERFYRVDVETSRGQKGTGLGLAIVKHILTRHRARLTIGSRPGEGATFTVHFPPAGI from the coding sequence ATGGAAGGTTCCGGCCTGGGCGAAAACGTGACGCACCGCCTCCTGTCGGCGCGCTGGATCCTCGTCGCCTCCATTGCCGGCGTCTTTCTCGTCGCCTCGCAGGGCGCCGCGGGCTACGGCCTTGCGGCCGCCGTCTGCGCGATCGTTGTCGCCGTGGCCGCGTTTGCGCCGCGCCGCAGTCTTCGCGAGCGCCGGGCGGACAGGGAGGCGGAGGCCAATCGGCCGGCGCTGGCCTCGATGACCGCCGAGGCATTGGCCGCCGCCGTCAGCGACCCGATGGTCATCTTCGACCGCAGCGGCTCTGTCGTCCACGTCAACAGCGCCTGCGCGGTGGCCTTTCCGGGCCTGTCGACGGGCACGTCGCTGTCGCTGCGCTTCCGGGCGCCGGAGATGCAGGAGATGCTCGCCAGGGCGCTGGCGCAGGGCCGACCGCTGTCGATCGACTATTCCGAGAAGGTGCCGGTGGAGCGTTTCTTCCGTGTGGCCGTGTCGCCCGTGGGCGACGGCGGCGACCGGCTCGTGATGATCTTCAAGGACCAGAGCGAGATCCGCCGCATCGACCGCATGCGGGCCGATTTCATCGCCAATGCAAGCCACGAACTGCGCACGCCCCTGGCTTCGATCGCGGGCTTCATCGAGACGCTGCGCGGGCCGGCAAAGGACGATCCGGCGGCGCGCGAGCAGTTCCTCCAGATCATGCAGACTCAAACCGCGCGCATGGCGCGGCTGATCGACGACCTGCTCTCGCTGTCCAGGCTGGAAATGAAGCCCTATCTCAGCCCGTCTGACAGGGTGGACCTCAAGCCGCTGATCGAGGGCGTCATCGACGCGCTCAATCCGCTGGCGGAGGAGTCCGGGGTGCGGATCGACGCGGCCCTCGGTGGCGATCCGCTGATCGTGGCGGGCAACCGCGACGAACTTATCCAGGTGTTCGAGAACCTGCTCGAAAATGCCTGCAAATACGGTCGCAGCGGCGGGCTGGTGGAGGTGACGGTCAACCGCGCCGGGCAGCAGAACGGCATCGATGTCTCCGTGCGCGACCATGGTCCTGGCATCCCGGAAGAACACATTCCGCGCCTGACCGAGCGCTTCTACCGCGTCGACGTCGAGACGAGCCGCGGCCAGAAAGGAACGGGTCTCGGCCTCGCGATCGTCAAGCACATCCTGACCCGTCACCGGGCGCGCCTTACCATCGGGTCGCGGCCGGGCGAGGGGGCGACCTTCACGGTTCATTTCCCGCCCGCCGGCATCTGA
- the argF gene encoding ornithine carbamoyltransferase, which yields MSSQPRHFTDLSLVSAEDLRRILDDAKVRKAAQKAGTAEQPFAGKVLAMIFDKPSTRTRVSFDVAMRQLGGSTIMLTGAEMQLGRSESIGDTARVLSRYVDAIMIRTTAHERMTELAENATVPVINGLTDDTHPCQIMADVMTFEEHRGAVKDRTIAWSGDGNNVLHSLIEGSARFGFKLNMAVPEGSEPEQRYVDWARKNGGRLTVGHSPEEAVAGADAVVTDCWVSMNQEHRARGHNVFLPFQVNADLMAKAKSDALFMHCLPAHRGEEVTDEVIDGPNSVVFDEAENRLHAQKAVLAWCLSGAV from the coding sequence ATGAGTTCACAGCCCAGACATTTCACCGATCTTTCGCTGGTGAGCGCCGAGGACCTGCGCCGCATCCTCGACGACGCCAAGGTGCGCAAGGCCGCGCAGAAGGCTGGCACCGCCGAGCAGCCGTTCGCCGGCAAGGTGCTGGCGATGATCTTCGACAAGCCGTCGACCCGCACCCGCGTGTCCTTCGACGTCGCCATGCGCCAGCTCGGCGGCTCGACCATCATGCTGACGGGCGCCGAGATGCAGCTCGGCCGCTCGGAATCGATCGGCGACACGGCGCGCGTGCTGTCGCGCTATGTCGACGCGATCATGATCCGCACCACCGCGCACGAGCGTATGACCGAACTGGCGGAGAACGCGACGGTTCCCGTCATCAACGGGCTGACCGACGACACCCATCCCTGTCAGATCATGGCCGATGTGATGACCTTCGAGGAGCATCGCGGCGCTGTGAAGGACCGCACGATCGCCTGGTCGGGCGACGGCAACAACGTGCTCCATTCGCTGATCGAAGGCTCCGCGCGCTTTGGCTTCAAGCTGAACATGGCTGTTCCCGAGGGGAGCGAGCCCGAACAGCGCTATGTCGACTGGGCGCGGAAAAACGGCGGCCGGCTGACGGTCGGTCATTCGCCGGAAGAGGCGGTGGCCGGCGCGGACGCGGTCGTGACCGATTGCTGGGTCTCGATGAACCAGGAGCACCGAGCCCGCGGCCACAACGTCTTCCTGCCGTTCCAGGTGAATGCCGACCTGATGGCGAAGGCGAAGTCCGATGCGCTGTTCATGCACTGCCTTCCGGCGCACCGCGGCGAGGAGGTCACCGACGAGGTGATCGACGGGCCGAACTCGGTGGTCTTCGACGAGGCGGAAAACCGCCTGCATGCGCAGAAGGCCGTGCTCGCATGGTGCCTTTCCGGAGCAGTCTGA
- a CDS encoding aspartate aminotransferase family protein, translated as MNSGALFETFARAPLAFERGEGCWLITAGGERYLDFAGGIAVNSLGHCHPHLVAALTEQAGKLWHVSNLYNVPGQERLAERLVQNSFADRVFFTNSGAEALECAIKTARRYHYTNGHPERFRIITFEGAFHGRTLATIAAGGQKKYMEGFGPKVEGFDQVPFFDLDAVKAAITPETAAILIEPLQGEGGIRELPQGGLAALRKLCDEHGLLLVLDEVQTGVGRTGKLFAYQWTDVEPDIVAIAKGIGGGFPMGACLATDAAAAGMTAGTHGTTFGGNPLAMAVGNAVLDVVLSDGFLDEVSRKGLLLKQGLAAVADDFPQVVEGIRGVGLMAGLKCRMPNIDVNKALRGQHLLAAPAGDNVVRLLPPLIADDDEIRIAVDRIRAAAANLAAAIDNAA; from the coding sequence ATGAACAGTGGAGCCCTCTTCGAGACCTTTGCACGTGCGCCGTTGGCCTTCGAGCGAGGCGAAGGTTGCTGGCTCATCACCGCGGGCGGCGAGCGATATCTCGATTTCGCCGGCGGCATCGCGGTCAACTCGCTTGGGCACTGCCATCCGCATCTGGTCGCCGCCCTGACCGAGCAGGCGGGCAAGCTCTGGCACGTCTCGAACCTCTATAATGTACCGGGCCAGGAGCGGCTTGCGGAGCGGCTGGTCCAAAACAGCTTCGCCGATCGCGTCTTCTTCACCAATTCCGGCGCCGAAGCGTTGGAATGCGCGATCAAGACCGCGCGGCGCTACCACTATACGAACGGGCATCCCGAGCGTTTCCGCATCATCACGTTCGAAGGTGCCTTCCACGGCCGCACGCTGGCGACGATCGCCGCCGGGGGCCAGAAGAAATATATGGAGGGCTTCGGTCCCAAGGTCGAAGGCTTCGACCAGGTGCCGTTCTTCGATCTGGACGCGGTGAAGGCTGCGATCACGCCGGAGACGGCGGCGATCCTGATCGAGCCGCTGCAGGGCGAGGGCGGCATCCGCGAATTGCCGCAGGGTGGCCTGGCGGCGCTGCGCAAGCTGTGCGACGAGCACGGCCTGCTGCTCGTCCTCGACGAGGTGCAGACCGGCGTCGGCCGCACCGGCAAGCTGTTCGCCTATCAGTGGACGGACGTCGAGCCCGACATCGTCGCGATCGCCAAGGGCATCGGCGGCGGCTTCCCGATGGGCGCGTGTCTGGCGACGGACGCGGCCGCCGCCGGCATGACGGCCGGCACGCACGGCACCACTTTCGGCGGCAATCCGCTCGCCATGGCTGTCGGCAATGCCGTGCTCGATGTCGTCCTGTCCGACGGCTTCCTCGACGAGGTGAGCCGCAAGGGCTTGCTTCTGAAGCAGGGCCTGGCCGCTGTCGCCGACGATTTCCCGCAGGTGGTGGAAGGCATTCGCGGCGTCGGCCTCATGGCCGGCCTCAAATGCCGGATGCCGAACATCGACGTGAACAAGGCGCTGCGTGGCCAGCATCTTCTCGCGGCACCCGCCGGAGACAATGTCGTTCGCCTCCTGCCGCCTCTGATTGCCGACGACGACGAGATCCGTATCGCGGTCGACCGCATCCGCGCGGCCGCGGCCAACCTCGCCGCAGCGATCGACAACGCCGCCTGA
- a CDS encoding GcrA family cell cycle regulator → MNWNDERVELLKKLWSEGLSASQIAASLGGVSRNAVIGKVHRLKLSSRGRATAAPARQKKAPKAAVSAGSVSKSAGRMSSQTRSMPASIGATALQVQFDTEAVAQTYIRPVQNNVVVPISRRLRLVELTERTCKWPNGDPLSEDFSFCGNESAETGPYCKYHAKLAFQPAAERRRNR, encoded by the coding sequence ATGAACTGGAATGACGAGCGCGTCGAACTTCTCAAGAAGCTTTGGAGCGAGGGCCTGAGCGCCAGCCAGATCGCGGCGAGCCTCGGTGGCGTCAGCCGCAATGCGGTGATTGGCAAGGTCCATCGGCTCAAGCTGTCGAGCCGCGGGCGGGCGACCGCCGCGCCGGCACGGCAAAAGAAGGCGCCGAAGGCTGCCGTGAGCGCCGGCAGCGTGTCGAAGTCGGCTGGACGCATGTCGAGCCAGACCCGTTCCATGCCCGCTTCGATCGGAGCCACGGCGCTTCAGGTGCAGTTCGACACCGAGGCGGTCGCCCAGACCTATATCCGCCCGGTGCAGAACAACGTCGTCGTGCCGATCTCGCGCCGGCTGCGCCTGGTGGAGCTGACCGAGCGCACCTGCAAGTGGCCCAACGGCGATCCCCTCAGCGAGGACTTCTCCTTCTGCGGCAACGAGTCCGCCGAGACGGGCCCCTACTGCAAGTATCACGCAAAACTGGCCTTCCAGCCCGCCGCCGAGCGCCGTCGGAACCGATAG
- the phoU gene encoding phosphate signaling complex protein PhoU, translating to MQTQHIVRAYDSDLKYLASRIAAMGGHAERMVEQAVQALVTSDLGLAKKVVEDDAVLDEGQREVDEKAIVVIAKRQPMADDLREIIGAIRISGDLERVGDLGKNIAKRVVAVTETQQPLSLFRGLEALAELALTQLKEVLDTYASRSMDRISFVRDRDDQIDAMYTSLFRELLTYMMEDPRNITACTHLLFCAKNIERIGDHATNIAETVYYVVTGQQMPPERPKEDKSHKVMLEDLVDD from the coding sequence ATGCAAACGCAGCACATCGTTCGGGCCTATGATTCCGACCTGAAATATCTGGCGAGCCGGATCGCTGCGATGGGCGGCCATGCGGAGCGGATGGTCGAGCAGGCCGTGCAGGCGCTCGTCACCTCCGACCTCGGGCTAGCGAAGAAGGTGGTCGAGGACGATGCGGTGCTGGACGAGGGCCAGCGCGAGGTGGACGAGAAGGCGATCGTCGTGATTGCCAAGCGCCAGCCGATGGCCGACGACCTGCGCGAGATCATCGGGGCGATCCGCATCTCGGGCGACCTCGAGCGTGTTGGCGACCTCGGCAAGAACATCGCCAAGCGCGTCGTCGCGGTGACCGAGACCCAGCAGCCGCTCAGCCTGTTCCGGGGCCTGGAGGCGCTCGCCGAACTCGCGCTGACCCAACTCAAGGAGGTGCTCGACACCTACGCGTCGCGCTCGATGGACAGGATCTCGTTCGTGCGCGACCGCGACGACCAGATCGACGCGATGTACACCTCGCTGTTCCGCGAACTCCTCACCTACATGATGGAAGACCCGCGCAACATCACAGCCTGCACCCATCTCCTGTTCTGCGCCAAGAACATCGAGCGCATCGGCGATCATGCCACCAACATCGCCGAGACGGTCTACTACGTCGTCACCGGCCAGCAAATGCCGCCGGAACGCCCGAAGGAGGACAAGAGCCACAAGGTGATGCTCGAGGACCTGGTGGACGATTGA
- a CDS encoding tellurite resistance TerB family protein: MPKPSAHEALIYLMVVTSASDREMNDAELAHIGDSVQSWPIFMDYDSSHLVEAARDCQKLLQEEGGLDKVFGMVLESVPLHLHDTAYAAAVEVAVVDREMRLEERRVLERLRSWLAIDADTARAIEISAKARHRTLT; encoded by the coding sequence AACCCTCCGCCCATGAAGCCCTGATCTACCTGATGGTGGTGACCTCCGCCTCGGATCGGGAGATGAACGATGCCGAGCTCGCCCATATCGGCGATTCCGTGCAGTCATGGCCGATCTTCATGGACTATGATTCCAGCCACCTGGTCGAGGCTGCGCGCGACTGCCAGAAGCTGCTGCAGGAGGAGGGCGGGCTCGACAAGGTGTTCGGTATGGTGCTCGAGAGCGTCCCGCTTCACCTGCACGACACGGCCTATGCCGCCGCCGTCGAGGTTGCGGTCGTCGACCGGGAGATGCGGCTGGAGGAGCGTCGGGTGCTGGAGCGCCTGCGGTCCTGGCTGGCGATAGATGCCGACACGGCGCGCGCCATCGAGATTTCCGCCAAGGCGCGCCATCGCACGCTGACCTGA
- a CDS encoding glycosyltransferase family 2 protein produces MSVADVSDAGGRTATAAFGARLPALTPGARAELDEWSALLRRLGVSPRRAADLALTAERCGTSLPDELLASGAVDENTLYRQIAMKLGLAFRPQLASRELRIDAGDALELLKSNRSRLLQVIGAGGFVTYVTAPRPGDCPRMRRLIQDAPALAERICIVPPSVVRRALIEIAAPRLAAATRDGLFAAQPRFSARLVVNGWQGTLFGGLVVGLATAFALAPVRALLALHFCATFFFFCCVWIRLAAAFGKVARPRVSAVGLDPATLPVYSILVALRDETDVLPDLLSALGRISWPRARLEVKFVCEDDDRRTIEALRAHGLRPWAEIIEVPRGMPGTKPNALTYALPLTRGEFIAVYDAEDRPHPLQLYEAWSRFQAEDEDLACLQAPLEIDNGAAGILPRMFAFEYAALFHRFLPYLARKGLFLPLGGTSNHFRRSALEEVGAWDPYNVTEDADLGVRLARHGYRTGVIFSPTGEEAPEQPIVWLKQRTRWLKGWAQTWLVHMRDPAELASDIGLRSFAAVQILLAGLLVSSLLHPMLLVTGIFLAARAIATGGLTPMQLFFFAMDAFNLVLGYGAFLLLGWRASRRSSRRGFWKVVLFTPLYWIMMSAAAWRALFQLFTRPHHWEKTPHARRRLRGGEARAGRATVRGTPGRRR; encoded by the coding sequence TTGTCCGTCGCGGACGTGTCGGATGCGGGGGGAAGGACGGCGACGGCTGCGTTCGGCGCACGGCTGCCTGCGCTCACGCCAGGGGCGCGCGCCGAGCTCGACGAATGGTCGGCGCTGCTGCGGCGGCTGGGGGTCTCGCCGCGGCGTGCGGCCGATCTCGCCCTCACGGCCGAACGCTGCGGCACCAGCCTGCCTGACGAGCTTCTTGCCTCGGGCGCCGTGGACGAAAATACGCTCTACCGTCAGATCGCGATGAAGCTCGGCCTGGCGTTTCGTCCGCAGCTTGCGTCTCGTGAGTTGCGGATCGACGCCGGCGACGCGCTCGAACTGCTGAAAAGCAACCGATCCCGGCTGCTCCAGGTGATCGGCGCCGGCGGCTTCGTCACATATGTCACGGCGCCAAGGCCCGGCGATTGTCCCCGCATGCGGCGCCTGATCCAGGATGCGCCAGCGCTTGCCGAGCGCATCTGCATCGTGCCTCCGTCGGTCGTTCGCCGCGCGCTGATCGAGATAGCCGCCCCGCGCCTCGCGGCGGCGACGCGCGACGGGCTGTTCGCGGCCCAGCCGCGCTTTTCCGCCAGGCTGGTGGTCAACGGCTGGCAGGGAACGCTGTTCGGCGGCCTCGTCGTCGGCCTTGCGACGGCGTTCGCCCTCGCCCCGGTGAGGGCGCTGCTCGCCCTGCACTTTTGCGCGACCTTCTTCTTTTTCTGCTGCGTCTGGATCCGGCTCGCCGCTGCGTTCGGAAAGGTCGCCCGGCCGCGGGTGAGCGCGGTCGGCCTCGATCCGGCGACGCTGCCGGTCTATTCGATCCTCGTGGCGCTGCGCGACGAGACGGACGTGTTGCCGGACCTCCTGTCCGCGCTCGGACGTATCTCCTGGCCGAGGGCGCGGCTGGAGGTGAAGTTCGTCTGCGAGGACGACGACCGCCGCACGATCGAGGCGCTGCGTGCGCACGGCCTTCGTCCCTGGGCGGAGATCATCGAGGTGCCGCGCGGCATGCCCGGCACCAAGCCCAACGCGCTGACCTACGCGCTTCCGCTCACCCGCGGCGAATTCATCGCCGTCTACGATGCGGAGGATCGGCCGCATCCGCTCCAGCTCTACGAGGCCTGGAGCCGCTTCCAGGCGGAGGACGAGGATCTTGCCTGCCTGCAGGCGCCGCTTGAGATCGACAATGGCGCGGCGGGCATCCTTCCGCGCATGTTCGCGTTCGAATACGCGGCCCTGTTTCACCGCTTCCTGCCCTATCTCGCGCGGAAGGGGCTGTTTCTTCCCCTCGGCGGCACGTCCAATCATTTCCGCCGCTCCGCGCTCGAAGAGGTTGGCGCGTGGGACCCCTACAACGTCACCGAGGATGCGGACCTCGGCGTCCGTCTCGCGCGGCACGGCTATCGGACGGGCGTGATCTTCTCTCCCACCGGGGAGGAGGCGCCGGAACAGCCGATCGTCTGGCTGAAGCAGCGCACGCGCTGGCTGAAAGGGTGGGCGCAGACATGGCTCGTCCACATGCGCGACCCGGCGGAACTCGCATCCGATATCGGATTACGGTCTTTCGCCGCGGTCCAGATCCTGCTGGCGGGGTTGCTCGTCTCGTCGCTGCTGCATCCCATGCTGCTCGTGACGGGGATTTTTCTTGCGGCAAGGGCGATCGCAACTGGCGGACTGACGCCGATGCAGCTCTTCTTCTTCGCCATGGACGCCTTCAACCTCGTCCTGGGGTACGGCGCGTTCCTGCTGCTCGGCTGGCGCGCGAGCCGGCGGTCGTCGCGGCGAGGTTTCTGGAAGGTCGTGCTGTTCACGCCGCTCTACTGGATCATGATGTCCGCCGCCGCCTGGCGCGCGCTCTTCCAGCTGTTCACCCGCCCGCATCACTGGGAGAAGACGCCGCATGCGCGGCGCCGGCTTCGCGGCGGGGAGGCGAGGGCTGGCCGGGCTACAGTCCGAGGAACGCCGGGCCGTCGCCGATGA